The nucleotide sequence AAAAAACCTCTGTTGCAAATAGTTCTTATTGGTACTGCTCTTTCAGTATTGCAACAATTCACTGGGATAAATGCTGTGCTATATTATGGTGCAGATATCTTTGAGAAGGCATTAGGCTTTGGTGAAGAGGATGTATTATCTCAGCAAATTTTATTGGCAGGAGTAAATTTTGGATTCACGTTTTTAGCCATGTTTACGGTAGATAAATGGGGTCGGAAGCCTTTAATTATTACAGGATCACTTGGAATGATTTTGGGTTTTGGTTTACTGAGTCTAACACTAATGACTGAATCTGTGGGTCTACTGTCTTTATTAGGTATACTGATCTTTATTGCCTCTTTTGCAATGTCAATGGGTCCTGTCGTTTGGGTCCTTCTTTCAGAGATGTTTCCAAATAAAATTAGAGGTTTAGCTATGTCAATAGCAGTAGCAGCCCAGTGGCTATTTAATGGAGTGGTAGCGCAAACATTTCCAAGAGTGATGGGTAGTGAAATAAACTCCGCTTCTCCATGGAATGGATCTCTTCCCTATTTCATTTTCATTGTATTTATCGCGTTAACGATCATTCTAACTAAGAAATTCATACCTGAAACCAAAGGAAAATCATTGGAAGAATTAGAGAATGTGTGGGAAAATTGATATAGCAGAATGTATGATTGTTTGCAGTATGACAAACTTGCTAAAATTTTTGTAACATAATAAATTCGTTCGTTTTGGTCTAGGGCATCTTCAATTAGATTTTGAAATGCTCTTGAGAATTCCGTTTTACGGATAATAAAATCTCATTTTTGTTAAAAAGCATTTATTTTGAGGTTCTCATTTGGTATTTGAATAAATTCCGTTGAAAATTCAGGCTGATGAATATCGAAAAATAAATCCATTGTTTGACCCGCTATTAGCGGGGAGTTTGGATTTATAACAACTAACAACCTGAATTTTAGGAATTTATTCATAGCCTTGGGCTTTTTGCTTCGTTTTTGGGCTAAGCCAAAAATGAAGAACCCGTCCGGTTCAAGGACATACATTGAATAAACAAGGACTCCTTAATTTTGTATCTTATCAAGTATTAACGGAATCTTTATGCGATATCTACATCTTTTTTTCATCTCTTTTCTTACTATTTCATCATCTTTTTCACAGCTAAAGGCATTGGTTGGAGGAACACTCATTGATGGTTTTGGGTCAACGCCCATTAAAAATAGCATCATCATCATTGAAGGAGATCGAATCAAGGCTATTGGACAAGTTGGAACATTAGAAATACCAAAAGGATCTGAAATTATTTCAACGGAAGGGATGAGTGTGATGCCTGGACTGTGGGATATGCATGTCCATCTCATGATCAACGGGCATGCTGATTATGCTTATTGGGATAAAACCTATCCACCATTGTTTGAAGAGGTCATTATGCCCGCCTCCGCCCACCAACTTTTGATGGCTGGGGTAACAAGCGCCCGAGATTTAGGTGGGCCTTTGAAGGAAAGTCTGAGCGTAAGAGATCGAATCGCAAAAGGAGAAATTCCAGGGCCAACTTTATACGTGTCTGGGCCATTTATTCAAAAAAAGCCATATCCTGGAACCGAAGCATTTAGGTGGGGAGTAGCTAATGAAAAGGAAGCTAGAGAAAAAGTTAGTCGCTTAGCGAAAGCTGGTGTTGACTGCATTAAGCTAATCGACCAAGATCAAATGTCGCAAAATGTTGTAAATGCAATAGTAGATGAAGCACATAAAAATGATTTGACAGTCGTGGCTCATGGGCATAGGCCTGAAGAAATAAGGAAAGGTTTGTTGGCAGGTGTTGATTGTTTTGAGCACACCGGACTAT is from Marinobacter alexandrii and encodes:
- a CDS encoding amidohydrolase family protein, with the protein product MRYLHLFFISFLTISSSFSQLKALVGGTLIDGFGSTPIKNSIIIIEGDRIKAIGQVGTLEIPKGSEIISTEGMSVMPGLWDMHVHLMINGHADYAYWDKTYPPLFEEVIMPASAHQLLMAGVTSARDLGGPLKESLSVRDRIAKGEIPGPTLYVSGPFIQKKPYPGTEAFRWGVANEKEAREKVSRLAKAGVDCIKLIDQDQMSQNVVNAIVDEAHKNDLTVVAHGHRPEEIRKGLLAGVDCFEHTGLSSSPEYPVDVMEMIKERTAQMNLGPLYWTPTVEGLYNYEYVRDNQEKLDNPEWHLGLPDTVVSDIKNSFQHPDRLPYFQLTPIRKPTLERKVNQLKDAGVVLLIGTDSGIPMKFHIQSTWNELDVWVNEFGFDPMYTIRAATYWPAKIMGVEKEYGTISEGKYADIIAIKGDVLRYISLLQEVDMVIKHGERVK